A stretch of Halichondria panicea chromosome 1, odHalPani1.1, whole genome shotgun sequence DNA encodes these proteins:
- the LOC135352255 gene encoding kelch-like protein 31 has protein sequence MRRRPSARDIYTYLTTSSDPVEATKKESKDTQPVKKAHREQNKHKDAELVRRDAIIQQQRKGPPPRELRPPLTLKWKRGKDMPIIMRDSVQSVVIGDTVYVGGGEAVNDRDMCTVMKLEQDQWTKLPEYTAKWFAMTSLANRLVLVGGSDPRNYKRTNQLAVFESGEWTHPYPPMNIARDSSTAVSFNNHIIVAGGEDDKVRISSVEVLDVASRRWYNAQSLPNPRSELKSTLIGNTLYLMGGWDLTMRPTKTVHHVDLNELISKALSNLDTPTLWQTLQEVPLVGSAPLSIGRSLAVGGRDDRDNPSSLIHLYQPDTRRWVKVGDLPTARYHCTCSVLPSGEAIVAGGQTKLFLNYVQTVDFFCISD, from the exons atgaggaggagaccatctgccagggacatct ATACTTACCTAACAACAAGCTCGGacccagtggaggcaacaaagaaggagtcaaaggacactcaaccgGTCAAGAaa gcacacagggaacagaataagcacaaagatgctgagctggtcaggagagacgccatcattcaacagcagagaaaG ggtccccctcccagagagttgagacctccactcactctgaaatggaaaagaggaaaagacatgccaatcattATGAGGgactcggtacagagtgttgttatcggtgacacggtgtatgttggtggaggtgaAGCAGTCAATGATCgtgacatgtgtacagtgatgaagctcgagcaagatcaatggaccaaactaccagagtacactgccaaatggttcgctatgacatcactcgctaatcgactagtgctggtgggaggaagTGATCCAAGAAACTACAAACgcaccaatcagcttgcagtgttcgagtcaggggaatggactcacccgtacccaccaatgaacattgctcgtgattcctcaacagctgtctccttcaacaaccacatcattgtagctggtggggaGGATGATAAAGTACgtatctcctctgtggaggtgttggacgtggcatcaagaagatggtacaatgctcagtcactacctaacccacgatcagaactgaaatcgactctcataggaaacaccctctacctaatgggagggtgggaTCTCACTATGAGgccaaccaagacagtgcaccacgtcgacctcaatgaactcatttcaaaagccctttccaacctggacacacccactctctggcagaccttacaggaagtaccactcgtggggtcagctcctctcagtattgggaggtcactagccgttggtggacgggACGACAGAGACAACCCAAGTTCAttgatccacctctaccagcctgacaccaggaggtgggtgaaagtgggagacctgcctactgcacgataccaCTGCAcgtgctcagtacttcctagcgGAGAGgccattgtagccggaggacagacaaaACTATTTCTTAATTATGTTCAAACAGTTGATTTCTTTTGTATAAGCGATTAA
- the LOC135352267 gene encoding uncharacterized protein LOC135352267 isoform X1, with translation MIPPSSSSEILHAMGRPIAPKMSGISTMDYHTADPIVQMQLSGDMAANREAQRKATHNEVDRCWRRDRINELIKILAQIVPACQKKDATILVPLSGMCTAREQYWTRQWTT, from the exons atgatcccaccatccagtagttctgagatactgcatgcaatgggtcgacctatagcacccaagatgagcgggatatcaactatggattatcacacggccgaccccatcgttcaaatgcagtt GTCTGGGGATATGGCGGCCAACAGGGAAGCTCAGAGGAAGGCTACACACAACGAAg TTGACCGTTGTTGGCGTCGGGACAGGATCAACGAGCTCATCAAGATACTGGCTCAGATAGTGCCTGCTTGTCAGAAGAAAGACGCAACTATACTGGTTCCATTgtcggg tatgtgtacagcaaGGGAACAGTACTGGACAAGACAGTGGACTACTTGA
- the LOC135352244 gene encoding uncharacterized protein LOC135352244, whose protein sequence is MSDYLTIADLGKLYIATFDARIKWRNFLLVLEVSSDTIDSIGTKWQNNPDDCYREGLKEWLKGGERSWEDVVKALSSPIVGHVHIARTIEKDHLQSTDASNPTDVKSEVDQNHQDINDDLTVFLDQRLGKGAFGAVFKGSYKGEICAVKVLLHDAMEMQASISIGKNEEASDAIDRESDFLKSFQHPNVVQFLSTAKHPKSGSTILVVELMDCNLRSYFSSLDEESLTSECEISLSNDMACGLAYIHSKQIIHRDLCGDNVLLKLTRPVPVAKISDFGMSRLYDPSKLSHTLTAIGNRMGYLPLEAIRLDKDNYDNSLDVFSLGAIMMQIVCKLKTIKSVEDRSFHVAQIPHTHRLRKLIDSCLQEDMRRRPSARDIYTYLTTSSDPVEATKKESKDTEQVKKAHKEQTEHKDAELVRRDAIIQQQRQGPPPRELRLPLTLKWRRGKDMPIKMGSTVQSVVIGDTVYVGGGRAGNDRDKCTVMKLEQDQWTKLPEYTAKWFAMTSLANRLVLVGGQDPRNNKRTNQLAVFEAGEWTHPYQPMNIARCSSAAVSFNNHIIVAGGYDDKGRTSSVEVLDVASRRWYIAQSLPNPRSDLKSTLIGNTLFLMGGWDHTVSSSTKTVHHADLDELIANALSNMDTPTLWQTLQEVPLEWSAPLSIGRSLLAVGGADDRFNPSSSIHLYQPDTRRWVKVGDLPTGRYYCTCSVLPSGEVIVAGGQTYSFVYIQTVDFFFISAN, encoded by the exons atgtctgactatctcacaatagcagatctaggaaaactatacatagctacgtttgatgctcgaatcaaGTGGAGAAACTTCTTGCTGGTTCTTGAGGTATCCTCTGATACCATCGACAGCATTGGTACAAAATGGCAAAacaatcctgatgactgctatcgtgagggtttgaaagaatggctgaaaggtggtgagagaagctgggaagatgttgtcaaagctttgtcaagtcctattgtgggccacgttcacatagccaggaccatcgagaaagatcatctacagtctactgatgcaagcaatcctactgatgtgaagtcagagg TTGACCAAAATCACCAGGATATCAATGACGATTTGACTGTTTTCCTAGACCAACGACTtggtaaaggtgcatttggagcagtcttcaaaggcagctacaagGGCGAGATTTGTGCAGTCAAAGTGCTGCTTCACGACGCTATGGAGATGCAGGCAAGTATTTCAATCGGCAAAAACGAAGAAGCTAGCGATGCAATTGATCGTGAAAGtgattttctcaagtcgttccagcacccaaacgttgttcagtttttgtcgacagccaagcaccccaaatcagggAGTACAATCCttgttgttgagctgatggattgcaatttgagatcctatttctccagccttgatgaagagtccctcactagcgaatgtgaaattagcctctccaatgacatggcttgtggtctggcctacattcacagcaagcagattatccaccgtgacctctgtggtgataacgtcttgctgaagcttacacgaccagtgcctgttgcaaagatatccgactttggcatgtcacggctatacgatccctccaagcttagccacaccctcacagccattggtaaccgtatggggtatctacctctcgaggctattcgattggaCAAGGATAATTACGATAATAGCTTGGATGTGTTCTCTCTTGGGGCAATTATGAtgcagattgtttgcaagctgaagacgatcaaatctgtggaagatcgatcattccatgttgcccagatacctcacacacacaggttgaggaagcttatcgacagttgtttgcaagaagacatgaggaggagaccatctgccagggacatct ATACTTACCTGACAACAAGCTCGGacccagtggaggcaacaaagaaggagtcaaaggacactgaacaagtcaagaag GCGCACAAGGAACAGActgagcacaaagatgctgagctggtcaggagagacgccatcattcaacagcagagacag ggtccccctcccagagagttgagacttccactcactctgaaatggagaagaggaaaagacatgccaatcaagatgggttccacggtacagagtgttgttatcggtgacacggtgtatgttggtggagggcGTGCAGGCAATGATCGTGAcaagtgtacagtgatgaagctcgagcaagatcaatggaccaaactaccagagtacactgccaagtggttcgctatgacatcactcgctaatcgactagtgctggtgggaggacaggatccaagaaacaacaaacgcaccaatcagcttgcagttTTTGAagcaggggaatggactcacccgtaccaaccaatgaacattgctcgttgTTCCTcagcagctgtctccttcaacaaccacatcattgtagctggtgggtaTGATGATAAAggacgtacctcctctgtggaggtgttggatgtggcatcaagaagatggtacattgctcagtcactacctaacccacgatcagatctgaaatcgactctcataggaaacaccctcttcctaatgggagggtgggaTCACACTGTGAGTAGttcaaccaagacagtgcatcACGCCGACCTCgatgaactcattgcaaatGCCCTTTCCAAcatggacacacccactctctggcagaccttacaggaagtaccactcgagtggtcagctcctctcagtattgggaggtcactattagccgttggtggagcgGACGACAGATtcaacccaagttcatcgatccacctctaccagcctgacaccaggaggtgggtgaaagtgggagacctgcctactggaCGATactactgcacatgctcagtacttcctagtggagaggtcattgtagccggaggacagacatATTCATTTGTTTATATTcaaactgttgatttcttctttataagtgctaattag
- the LOC135352237 gene encoding TRAF2 and NCK-interacting protein kinase-like → MFSLRDDADLREFVLENVEHFGEERVLGTGSYGSVQEVMINGEVYAAKKIHEVLLETDERGGVANLVGNYRRECRLMARIRHPNITQFIGLCFVTGSRLPLLVMERLDSSLDDLLESTPNIPLSVCQYILVCVARGLLHLHRESVVHRDLTARNVLLTASLRAKITDFGNSRIVNLEPGRLARTLTRFPGTLVYMPPEALSDRGHSVYGPSLDVFSFGVLQLFSLTQVFPGDLLAPTYSDPNNPDHLLARSEFERRGPYTALLERSLADGREHLLFGLVRECLANTPERRPTTAELLSSLEEVGREMDGGLLQLDIARVKTARTLRAKEKRIEALQREVVQKDRILERKDEQIVQKDEQLTEKDEQLTEKDVLLVQKDDQLDQKDGLLAQKDELLVQKDEEVADKDTQLARLQQILNSVRTNAATKDGVIADKDRQLSEQESRITDLISQREAALVERAALLQAHREQIGHKDAELVRRDAIIQQQRQGPPPRELRPPLTLKWRRGKDMPIKMGTLVQSVVIGDTVYVSGGGGALNDRDMCTVMKLEQDQWTKLPEYTARYFAMTSLANRLVLVGGYDPRNKKRTNQLAAFESGEWTHPYPPMNIARYSSTAVSFNNYIIVAGGRDDKGHTSSVEVLDVASRRWYIAQSLPNPQSDLKWTLIGNTLYLMGGFDHTRSATKTVYHVDLTELVAKALSNLDTPTLWQTLQEVPFVHSATLSIGRSLLAVGGADNRRNPSSSIHLYQPDTRRWVKVGDLPTARFFCTCSVLPSGEVIVAGGQTKPLYGNYVQTVDFFCISD, encoded by the exons ATGTTTTCTTTGCGAGATGATGCTGACTTGAGGGAGTTTGTGCTGGAGAATGTGGAGCACTTTGGAGAGGAGAGAGTTCTAGGAACTGGCTCCTATGGCTCTGTTCAAGAg gtgaTGATCAATGGTGAGGTGTATGCAGCCAAGAAGATTCACGAGGTTCTCCTGGAGACGGACGAGCGTGGTGGAGTGGCCAACCTAGTTGGGAACTACCGCCGAGAGTGTCGACTCATGGCTCGCATCCGTCACCCCAACATCACCCAGTTCATTGGGCTGTGTTTCGTGACTGGCTCTCGACTTCCCCTCCTGGTCATGGAGAGGCTGGACTCAAGTCTGGACGATCTCCTGGAGTCCACCCCCaacatccccctctctgtcTGCCAGTACATTCTGGTCTGTGTGGCTCGAGGGCTGCTCCACCTGCATCGTGAGTCCGtggtccatcgtgacctcactgccagGAACGTCCTGCTGACGGCATCTCTGAGAGCCAAGATCACAGACTTTGGTAACTCTCGTATCGTGAATCTGGAGCCTGGTCGACTGGCCAGGACTCTGACGAGGTTTCCTGGGACACTGGTGTACATGCCGCCCGAGGCCCTCTCTGACAGAGGTCACAGTGTGTACGGACCCAGTCTGGACGTCTTCTCTTTCGGAGTGCTACAATTGTTTTCACTGACACAA GTGTTTCCTGGAGATCTCCTTGCCCCCACGTACAGTGACCCCAACAACCCAGAccacctcctggctcgctcagagtttgagcgtCGAGGTCCCTACACGGCTCTCCTTGAGAGGAGTCTGGCGGATGGACGTGAGCACCTTCTGTTTGGTCTggtgagggagtgtctggCCAACACCCCAGAGAGAAGACCGACCACCGCTGAGCTCCTCTcgtctctggaggaggtggggaggGAGATGGACGGAGGACTGCTCCAGCTGGACATTGCACGAGTGAAGACTGCCAGGACCCTCAGGGCAAAGGAGAAGAGGATAGAGGCTCTACAG agagaggtggtccAGAAGGACAGGATACTGGAGAGGAAAGATGAGCAAATAGTACAGAAAGATGAACAACTTACTGAGAAAGATGAGCAACTTACTGAGAAAGATGTACTTCTTGTGCAAAAAGACGATCAACTAGATCAAAAAGACGGACTTCTGGCACAAAAAGATGAGCTACTTGTTCAAAAAGATGAGGAAGTAGCAGACAAAGATACTCAGCTGGCTAGACTGCAACAG ATATTGAATAGTGTCCGTACTAATGCTGCCACCAAAGATGGTGTGATTGCTGACAAGGACAGacaactcagtgaacaagagtCAAGGATCACTGATCTCATTTCCCAGAGAGAGGCTGCTCTAGTTGAGAGGGCCGCTCTCTTACAG gcacacagggaacaaattgggcacaaagatgctgagctggtcaggagagacgccatcattcaacagcagagacag ggtccccctcccagagagttgagacctccactcactctgaaatggagaagaggaaaagatatgccaatcaagatgggtaccttggtacagagtgttgttatcggtgacacggtgtatgttagTGGAGGTGGTGGTGCACTCAATGATCgtgacatgtgtacagtgatgaagctcgagcaagatcaatggaccaaactaccagagtacactgccaggtacttcgctatgacatcactcgctaatcgactagtgctggtgggaggatatgatccaagaaacaaaaaacgcaccaatcagcttgcagcgTTTgaatcaggggaatggactcacccgtacccaccaatgaataTTGCTCGCtattcctcaacagctgtctccttcaacaactacatcattgtagctggtgggcgtgatgATAAAGGacatacctcctctgtggaggtgttggacgtggcatcaagaagatggtacattgctcagtcactacctaacccacaaTCAGATCTGAAATggactctcataggaaacaccctctacctaatgggagggttcGATCACACTCGGAgtgcaaccaagacagtgtaccacgtcgacctcactGAACTCGTTGCAAaggccctttccaacctggacacacccactctctggcagaccttacaggaagtaccatTTGTGCATTCAGCtactctcagtattgggaggtcactattagccgttggtggagcgGACAACAGACgcaacccaagttcatcgatccacctctaccagcctgacaccaggaggtgggtgaaagtaggagacctgcctactgcacgattcttctgcacatgctcagtacttcctagtggagaggtcattgtagccggaggacagacaaaACCATTGTATGGTAATTATGTTCAAACAGTTGATTTCTTTTGTATAAGCGATTAA